One Portunus trituberculatus isolate SZX2019 chromosome 7, ASM1759143v1, whole genome shotgun sequence genomic window carries:
- the LOC123498527 gene encoding uncharacterized protein LOC123498527 — MVVVVVVVLLLTVGPQCSVANSTTNPGIYIKLSNPSTCDPTATTTTTTTTTTTTTTTTTHNTTGGRFGVIVSPRSSQGKCSWIIVNPRQETLLLSVTHLNLSEGPCKEHPKRCCKHWLSLFATAPDENQFKPNGHNKHSLRDFSQSTLHGILQGVSEGGGVLGGRRLCGSTPPAPVVTQAPRVYVRYSQDAWYRGRSLPHGGFRMVVFALTNSSCGSDEFACTSSTLCLPRVHLCDGQVDCPDHSDELKCPSEMELVQKGCGVNKWYCGVGRECYTSQRCDGIPHCSNAVDELSCTTKCHNKVACWGGGCYHIYQRCDGSPDCGDASDEANCSTLLCNDKNGTFLCDNHRCIRETWRCDQLDDCRDGSDEQDCLRNSVIGVAAMGGLMCSLLLVVAVGCTGRLYALRMGLTRLQGRSRGSGGGAQRGEGRGPPPPRSRLEEHLLQREMPPPYDVAVNDASSSLFSTWGCHRHWRRPSVPPERDQTPPSPRVPVYGGTPTLEPRRPHPPSQLAGEEVEKVEEGADPDYFSTQEDDVPLLSNLVEGGYHGDEGRRQEEEEEEEERDDVPLLLDLISTSTSTSSSTFDLDSDEELGGTREEGIPHLTTHTHHPQPEPHTPHHSRDSSTPPPAPPAPHGPPTPPEGDVLSDTRAAVLALSAVQSHMDNFTQSDTELISQ; from the exons atggtggtggtggtggtggtggtgttgcttctgACTGTGG GTCCCCAATGCAGTGTAGCCAATTCCACCACCAACCCTGGAATATACATCAAGCTTAGCAACCCCTCCACTTGTGaccccactgccaccaccaccaccaccactactactactactaccaccaccaccaccaccacccacaacacCACTGGCGGCCGGTTTGGGGTCATTGTGTCGCCCAGGTCAAGTCAGGGCAAGTGTTCATGGATCATTGTCAACCCACGCCAGGAAACTCTGctgctcag TGTTACCCATCTGAACCTGTCTGAGGGGCCTTGCAAGGAGCACCCCAAACGCTGCTGCAAACACTGGCTCTCCCTGTTTGCCACAGCCCCAGACGAAAACCAGTTCAAGCCAAACGGACACAACAAACACAGCCTCCGTGACTTCAGCCAGTCCACCCTTCATGGAATACTGCAGGGGGTGTCTGAGGGTGGTGGAGTGCTGGGAGGCAGGCGGCTGTGTGGGTCTACTCCCCCCGCCCCTGTGGTGACTCAAGCCCCCAGGGTGTATGTGCGGTACAGCCAGGATGCTTGGTACAGAGGCCGCTCACTTCCACATGGAGGGTTCAggatggtggtgtttgctt TGACGAACAGCAGCTGTGGTTCAGATGAGTTTGcctgcacctcctccaccttgtgCCTGCCCAGAGTCCACCTATGTGACGGCCAGGTGGATTGCCCTGACCACTCTGATGAGCTGAAGTGTCCCTCAGAAATGGAGCTGGTTCAGAAAG GGTGTGGCGTCAACAAGTGGTACTGTGGTGTGGGGCGGGAGTGCTACACATCGCAGCGCTGTGACGGCATTCCACACTGCTCCAATGCTGTGGATGAACTCTCCTGCA CGACCAAGTGTCATAACAAGGTGGCCTGCTGGGGGGGCGGCTGTTACCACATTTACCAGCGCTGTGACGGCTCTCCGGACTGTGGCGATGCTTCCGATGAGGCTAACTGCTCCACCCTGCTGTGTAATGACAAG AACGGCACCTTCCTGTGTGACAATCACCGCTGCATCCGAGAGACATGGAGGTGTGACCAGCTGGACGACTGCCGGGATGGGAGCGACGAGCAGGACTGccttagg AACTCGGTGATAGGTGTGGCAGCGATGGGTGGGCTGATGTGCtctctgctgctggtggtggctgtgggctGCACCGGGAGGCTGTACGCACTGAGGATGGGCCTGACACGCCTGCAGGGCCGGAGCAGGGGCAGCGGGGGTGGGGCACAGCGCGGGGAAGGTCGTGGCCCACCCCCTCCTAGGTCCAGACTAGAGGAACATTTGCTGCAGAGAGAAATGCCACCACCTTATGATGTCGCTGTCAATGATGCGTCCAgctc ACTGTTCAGCACATGGGGGTGTCACCGTCACTGGCGCCGCCCCTCAGTGCCACCGGAGAGGGATCAGACACCCCCCTCCCCCAGAGTGCCGGTGTATGGAGGCACCCCCACTCTGGAGCCCCGCCGCCCCCACCCTCCCTCACAGCTggctggggaggaggtggagaaggtggaagagggtgCTGATCCAGACTATTTCTCCACACAAgag gatGACGTGCCCCTGCTTTCAAATTTGGTTGAGGGCGGTTACCATGGcgatgaagggaggaggcaggaggaagaagaggaggaggaggagagagatgatgttcctcttcttctggacctcatctccacctccacctccacatcctcctccacctttgatCTAGAttcag ATGAAGAATTAGGAGGCACAAGAGAGGAAGGTATACcacacctcacaacacacacacaccatccccaGCCTGAaccacacaccccacaccactCCAGGGACAGCAGCacccctcctcctgcccctcctgcaCCCCACGGCCCTCCTACACCTCCAGAAGGGGATGTGCTGTCTGATACGAGGGCTGCTGTCTTGGCCCTCAGTGCTGTCCAGTCACACATGGATAACTTCACACAGTCTGACACAGAGTTGATTAGTcagtga